GTTGCAAAATGAATGCCTGCCACTTGAAATCCCTTACTACCCTACTGCATAAAACTACGGCGCAAAGAACCGTGTGGCTGGCAAATGGCCCGTGGACTTCGCTATTTTGTGTCCCTCCCCGTGATAAATACATCCAGAGTAGTGCGGAGATGCCTCTCGCACACACGAACCATCTTTTAATCGCCAAACACAGAGGGAGAAGTTTTAAAAGAAACCCATTGGAATTGTCGAACAAAAATCATGCATCATCCGTAACCTAGTACTTCTTGCCCTGGCGAAGGACATCACCGAACTCCTCCAGAGGGCTGCGGATGAGCTTGTTCTCAGCCCACAAGTTGGGAGTAAGGAAACCGTAGGTGTTGACGACAGCGACGAAGGTGGCCTTGAGGGTGTTCTCGAGGGTCTTGGTGGAGCCGGAAGAGGAGGTGTAAGCGTCCTGGACACCGGCGAGCTGAAGCAGACGCTTGACAGCGGGGGAAGCGACAAGGCCGGTACCGCGGGGGGCGGGAATGAGCTATCATCCATTAGAAACCATCTCTGCAGATGAGTAGCCCCAAAAAAGGACCAAGAACAGAGATAAGCCACGAGACGAAACTTACACGGACGGAGACGGAACCGCACTTTCCACTCTGCTTGACGGGCAGAGAGTGGGGCTCACCAAGGTTGGTACCCCAGTAACCGCGACGGACGGGGAGAACGGCGAGCTTAGCGATGGTGATAGCGGCACGGATGGCGGTGGCGACTTCCTTGGAGGTCTTGATTCCGAGACCGATGTGGCCCTCGGAGTCACCGATGAGGACGATGGCCTTGAAACGGGTACGCTGACCGGCACGGGTCTGCTTCTGGACGGGCTTGATCTGTGGGTTGAAAGTGACGTTAGTCTTATAGTCTGGTTTCGATGTGTTCGTTGTTCCGCTCGAGCTTCCACTGCGCAATTGCGTAGAATTGTCGCATTCCGGTCGAATCCCGCTGAATCCACCAATTTCAAAATGAGTGTGCCGTTTCGTACCTTCATAACCTCATCCTTGAGCTTGGGCAGGAAGAAGTCGACAATCTGGTACTCCTTGACGGGCAGAGAGTGGAGGTAGATCTGCTCCATGGAGGTGATCTTGCCGGCCTTGACGAGACGGCCGAGCTTGGTGACGGGCTGCcactccttctcctcctgcTTGGGGCCACGACGGCCGCGAcggccaccacggccacgTCCACGCTCACCACCACGGTCGCCGCGCGAACCGAAACCACCACGTCCACGGGGAGCAGCGTCAGCCATATTGATGTTGTTATGGAAAGCGACGGGGAGGGTTGTCGGGATTGAGTTGGTCGTCGAGGTTCACGGCGCTGAGCACTGTTTGCCCGAAATTTGCGCGGGTGGGCTAAGCGAGCGGGCAGCCCTAGTGAAGACCCTAAGCCCTAATATCCCAATCGGGATGGTGGTACGTGCACTTAAGGTTTCCAGGGCGGTGTCACCTGACGGGGCCCAGAAGTATATCGACTGATCGTCGCTGTTCAGAGGAGCATTAAGGCTGTGAAAACGGGAACAAATTGATGTTGTAGTAATTTCAAATTCTTGAGATATAGCAGAATTAAACAGTATCATCGGTTTCTATGCGAAGCTGAGTCCTCGTAATGTTGTCATTTCCCCCCCTACGTCATTCTAAAATCTGCTCCAGGCGGATGCACTTCCTGTTTGGGCAACGCTACAGGACAATCTCGACTCCGCAATTTCAAGATTGTTCCCCCCAGTTTCCCCCCAGTTCAATTGTTTTTCGGCACCTCTCCTCTGCTCCTCTGCTTTTCGTTCACTCTTTGCATTCTTCTCTGCTTGTTGCATCTTTCATAACCATTAAATTGCAGTTATGTTACGCTGGTAAATCTTGTTTGCTACTCATCTCCTTGAATCGAAGCTCAAAACACTCTTCAACCAGGTACCAATCCAACTTGGCAAAGAGGCCCATCCTCACCGCAAGCATCACCAGTGCCGTACAAATCTCTCTTTTCCCCTTCCCCGGGTCCAGCTCCTGATCCTCTTTACAACAGTTTCTATTCGGCAGTGGTGATGTTCTAGCACAGCAAGCTGTAGACCGGAAAGGTCTCCAAAAGCACGACTTTGCCCGCACTGGGCGAATGGCTCTATACGGTGGAGGTGTGTTTTCACTTCTCTGGCCTCTTGTATACTGCTGATCAGCATCTTTTCCTTTTAGCCGTCTTCGGTCCCGCTGCCACTGCCTGGTTTGGCATCCTCCAGCGTCATGTCGTCCTCAAGAGCACTGCGTCCACAACTGCTGCCCGTGTCGCCGCCGATCAAGTCTTCTTTGCCCCGGTCCAGCTCACCTGTTTCGTATCAGCAATGGCTATCCTGGAAGGCGTTGATCCCGTTGAAAGGTGGAAAAATGCCTTTGTTCCAGCTTATAAGGCCAACCTGATGGTCTGGCCATTTGTACAGGGTGTCAACTTTACATTTGTCCCGGTAGAGTTGCGCTTGCTGTTCGTCAATGTTATTAGTTTGGGTGAGTACTTTGCTTCCAAGTGTTGCTGGTTATACTCCTTCAGTCACTAACAACATAACAGGCTGGAACTGCCTCCTTAGCTTGATGAACAGCAGCGAGTAACTAGAATTCCAAGGCGCAAATTGAGATACCCCAAAAGTTTTCATTATCGGCTTTCCTGATTATATATGGTTTTTTGGTTGTCGGATTGTTTGGTCCTCAGGCATTGTGCTCGGGAAGATTTTTTTCTGAAATTTTCAGCTTCGTAGATTCTGGATGGTTTAAAACCCGAATCTAGATATTCCAATTGAAAATTAGAATAAATGTATCAAATGAGATACGAAGTAGAAATAAGAGCAAAGTGAAGATCGGACACACATCTAGTTAGTTAGCACCTGGGCAGGAGATATTGATTATGTTACGGAAGAACCCAAAGAGGCAAGGCAAGTTTTTGTGGCTCGAACTTCAAAACTTCCACTCTTTGCAGTCGATTGTCGCCCACCTCCATTCTCATCTCACACTGCCTGGAGCAGACTATTACTGCTAACTCGATCCAGTCTCGGATTCCTTTTACCTTCTTTGTGCGAAAAGCCCCGATTTGCGCTTTCCCTGAAATTCTCGCCCCTCCGACTTTCCCAACTCGATCgtccccctccccctccataTCCATTTATCATGGCTACCGTCGCAGAAAACGGTACTCCGGCTGTTGCCGATGAGAACTCTGTTCCTGTCACTGAGACTCAGACTGGTGACGCCGTCACTGTCTTCCACAACCCCGATGACTTCAACGTGAAGCACCCTCTTATGCACGAATGGACTCTTTGGTTCACCAAGCCCCCCAGTGGCAAGGTAGGAGACACCATTTTGAGATACCGACATCAACATTCTTACCAATGGAAATTAGGGCGACAACTGGAACGATCTGCTTAAGGAGGTGGTTACCTTCAGCTCCGTTGAAGAATTCTGGGGAATCTATGTATGTTTAATCTGAAATCTCCCCCGACCGACCATCACACTAACCTCGATCGCTATCAGAACAACATCACGCCGACCTCCGAACTTGGCCTCAAGGCCGATTACCACCTCTTCAAGAAGGGCGTACGACCTGAGTGGGAGGACCCCCAAAACAAGCACGGTGGAAAGTGGTCATACCAGTTCAAGGACAAGCGCTCTGTCCCCATCGACGAACTCTGGCTGCACGCGCAGCTGGCCGCGATCGGCGAGACCCTCGAGAACGACGACGACAACGAAGTGATGGGAGTGGTTGTGAATGTGCGCAAGGGCTTCTATCGTGTCGGTCTATGGACACGCACAGTCGGTAA
Above is a genomic segment from Penicillium digitatum chromosome 3, complete sequence containing:
- a CDS encoding Mpv17/PMP22, with the protein product MLRWYQSNLAKRPILTASITSAFLFGSGDVLAQQAVDRKGLQKHDFARTGRMALYGGAVFGPAATAWFGILQRHVVLKSTASTTAARVAADQVFFAPVQLTCFVSAMAILEGVDPVERWKNAFVPAYKANLMVWPFVQGVNFTFVPVELRLLFVNVISLGWNCLLSLMNSSE
- a CDS encoding Translation Initiation factor eIF- 4e, giving the protein MATVAENGTPAVADENSVPVTETQTGDAVTVFHNPDDFNVKHPLMHEWTLWFTKPPSGKGDNWNDLLKEVVTFSSVEEFWGIYNNITPTSELGLKADYHLFKKGVRPEWEDPQNKHGGKWSYQFKDKRSVPIDELWLHAQLAAIGETLENDDDNEVMGVVVNVRKGFYRVGLWTRTVGKSIQGDKHTRTQAQGKEILEAIGQRFKDVLRLNLADVVEFSGHTDSAHSGSTRAKAKYTV
- a CDS encoding 40S ribosomal protein uS5 — encoded protein: MADAAPRGRGGFGSRGDRGGERGRGRGGRRGRRGPKQEEKEWQPVTKLGRLVKAGKITSMEQIYLHSLPVKEYQIVDFFLPKLKDEVMKIKPVQKQTRAGQRTRFKAIVLIGDSEGHIGLGIKTSKEVATAIRAAITIAKLAVLPVRRGYWGTNLGEPHSLPVKQSGKCGSVSVRLIPAPRGTGLVASPAVKRLLQLAGVQDAYTSSSGSTKTLENTLKATFVAVVNTYGFLTPNLWAENKLIRSPLEEFGDVLRQGKKY